The sequence GAGCGGCGCGCCGATGGCCGGCGCGGACGTCGAGCTGCTGGTCGAGGCGACGGCCCGCGCCGGGGCGGCGGCGACGCTGCGCGGCGAGGGGCCGGCCGTGGCCGCGGCGACGAAGAGCGGGAGCGACGGGCGGTACGCGCTCGCCGCGCCGCGCGCGGGGGTCTACCGCGTGCGGGTGCGCGCCAAGGGGTGCGCGCCGCTGGAGACCGACGCGTTCGGCGTGGCCGAGGACGACGTCGTGGACGACGCGCGGCTCGCCCGCGAGGCGACGCTCGTCGTCGAGGCCGGCGACGGCGCGCGGCCGATCTCGGGGGCGGTGGTCGTCGCGCGCGCGGCGCGCGGCCGCGAGGCCGCGGGCTGGAACGTCGCGCGGCAGGTGGTCGCGACCGACGGCGCCGGCGCGGCGCGGCTGAGCCTCCCCGCGGACGGCGCGCTCGACGTGCGCGTCCTCGCGCCGGGGCGGGTCGCCGCGGAGCGGAGCGGCGCGCACGCGGGACGGATCGCGCTGCGTTTGGTCGCGGCGCCGCCGACCGTCGTCGCGGTCGCCGTCGCGGACGGATCGCCGGCCGCGGGGGCGGTCCTCTTCGACGCCAAGCTGCGCGCGCCGCTCGCGGTCGCGGGGAGCGACGGGCGGGCCGAGCTTCGCCTCGCGCCGGGCGCGGAAACGGAGCTCGAGGCGATCGGCGCCGACGGGGCGAAGACGAGCCTGACGATCGGCGCGCGGGGCCAGGGCGCCGCCGCGAACGCGAAGGGCGCGGCGAGCGGAGGCGACGGTCCACGCAACGCCGCGTCGTCGAGCGCGGCCAGCGCGAACGACGCGAGGAGCGGCGCGGGGTCTTCCAATGCGTCCAGCGCGAACGACGCGAGGGGCAATGCGTCGTCTTCGAGCGCCGGCGACGCCGCGGCGGTGCGGCGGATCGCGCTGCCCGCGGCGACGCGCGCCGCGGGGCGGGTCGCCGCGGCCGAGGGCGGCGCGCCGATCGCCGGGGCGCTCGTCTTCGCCCGCCTCGATCACGGGAACTTCGCGCTGACCGACGACGCGGGGAACTACGCGCTCGCCGCGGTCAGGCCGGGCGACGACCTGTTCGTGCGCGCGGCCGGCGCGCTCGACGCGTGGGTCGCGGTCAAGCCCGACGGCGCCGCGCCGACCGCCGCGCTGCGCTGGGGCGCGGCCGTCGAGGGCAGCGTCGCCGCCGGCGGCGCGGCGGCGCCGGGCGCGGTCGTCGTCGCGCGCAAGGCGGCCGTCGGCCCCTGCGCGCGGCTGCGGCTCCAGTACGGCGCCGATCCGGACGCGAAGACGTTCGCCCGCGCCGAGGGGGCGTTCCGCGCGGCGGGCCTCGACCCGCGCTGCGTCTACGAGATCGAGGCGTCGTTCCCCGGCTTCGCGCCGGCGACGGTCGCCGCGGGGCCGTTCGAGCCGCGGACGACGCGGCGCGGGATCGCGATCGCGCTCGAGCGGGGCGCGGCGATCGTCGGGCACGTTGTGGACCGCGAGGGGCGGCCGGTCGGCGGCGCGACGCTCGTCGCCGCGCGCCTCGCCGCCGGCGACGCGGGCCGCTCGCCGCTCGAGGGGCCGCAGGAGGCGGCGCGCGCGCTGAGCGACGGCGGCGGCGCGTTCCGGCTCGCGGATCTGGCCGCGGGGCGCTATCGCCTCGTCGCCGCGCGGCGCGGCTTCGCGACGGCGCGGCGCGAGGGGCTCGTCGTCGAGGCCGGGCGGCCGCTCGACGTCGGCGCGGTGACGCTCGCCGCCGGCGCGACGCTCGACGGGATCGTGACGAGCAGGAGCGGCGGGCCGGTCGAGGGCGCCGAAGTCGTCGTGATGCCGACCGACTTCCGCGAGGCCGCGCTGCGCCGGCTGCGCCAGGACGGCGCCCCCGACGCGACGAGCGACGCGGCGGGGCGCTTCGCGCTGCGCGACCTCGACGCCGCGGCGCGCGTCGAGCTGATGGTGCGTCGCGAGGGCTACAACACGGCGAACCTGCCGGGGATCTCCCCCGCGGGCCCGCAGCCGCTGGAGATCGCGCTCGCCCCCGCCTCGCGCGTCGCCGGCGTCGTGCTCGACCCGGACCGCAAGCCGCTCGCCGGCGCCGACGTGACCGCGCTGATCGAGCGCCGCGTCGGCGGGGGCGCGTCGATGGTGATCGGCCGCTACGTGCAGCGGATCGACACCGACGCCGAGGGGCGCTTCGCGTTCGACGACGTCGCCCCGGGAAAGGTCGAGCTGACGTTCTCCGCGCCGGGGATGCAGCGCCGCAAGTTCGCCGCGATGGAGGTCGTGGAGGGCAAGAACCTCGACGGCC comes from bacterium and encodes:
- a CDS encoding carboxypeptidase-like regulatory domain-containing protein, producing the protein MMSARAWSAGVVAFLLLSVSAAAVAATEADGPRLEGLVVAPSGAPMAGADVELLVEATARAGAAATLRGEGPAVAAATKSGSDGRYALAAPRAGVYRVRVRAKGCAPLETDAFGVAEDDVVDDARLAREATLVVEAGDGARPISGAVVVARAARGREAAGWNVARQVVATDGAGAARLSLPADGALDVRVLAPGRVAAERSGAHAGRIALRLVAAPPTVVAVAVADGSPAAGAVLFDAKLRAPLAVAGSDGRAELRLAPGAETELEAIGADGAKTSLTIGARGQGAAANAKGAASGGDGPRNAASSSAASANDARSGAGSSNASSANDARGNASSSSAGDAAAVRRIALPAATRAAGRVAAAEGGAPIAGALVFARLDHGNFALTDDAGNYALAAVRPGDDLFVRAAGALDAWVAVKPDGAAPTAALRWGAAVEGSVAAGGAAAPGAVVVARKAAVGPCARLRLQYGADPDAKTFARAEGAFRAAGLDPRCVYEIEASFPGFAPATVAAGPFEPRTTRRGIAIALERGAAIVGHVVDREGRPVGGATLVAARLAAGDAGRSPLEGPQEAARALSDGGGAFRLADLAAGRYRLVAARRGFATARREGLVVEAGRPLDVGAVTLAAGATLDGIVTSRSGGPVEGAEVVVMPTDFREAALRRLRQDGAPDATSDAAGRFALRDLDAAARVELMVRREGYNTANLPGISPAGPQPLEIALAPASRVAGVVLDPDRKPLAGADVTALIERRVGGGASMVIGRYVQRIDTDAEGRFAFDDVAPGKVELTFSAPGMQRRKFAAMEVVEGKNLDGLEIAMERGAWLVGRVLGPDGAPAAGATVRPAGNDGSAARAFPRLETKTDAEGLYRLDNLQPGERDVEAAKEGTRRAVKRLALRAGENQLDLELGAGLEIDGVVEDEGGAPAPRAEVSVSAAASYLDDPLSAVADEA